From the genome of Clavelina lepadiformis chromosome 2, kaClaLepa1.1, whole genome shotgun sequence:
CACAACCTTAACAAGCTCATGTGGATGTTGCAAACCATCAATGCACTCTGCTCAAACTCATACATATCATTACAGTTATATCTCAAACCGTTGATGACATCCGTGCTGTATTGCGTGGTTGAACCACTGGCTGCCTCCATGAACCCGCTAAACGACCACTGGGTATTGAGAGACTATGGCGCTCGTTTACTTGCCAAAATTGTTTACAGTTATCCTTGTAAAACGGACATGTTAATGGAGCATCTTTTTGATGCTCTTGTGAACGTGCTGTCAGATTCAACCAAGCCCTTATGCTCTCATTATGGTGCGCTGGTCTGTATCGCAGCACTGGGCACGACCGTCGCCATAAAACTACTTCCAGTGTGGGAAAAGTATATTTCCACTTACTTGCAGCCTGTAATAGATGTTTCCGCTCCCGTAACACATCTTAAAGAGGATGGCTACAAGGTGTATGGCGCCATCGTGCGTTGCTTTGAACTTCTGCATTGCAGGCGCTTTGACGCAAACGTTTACGAAGTTCCTAACCTTAGCTCAGAAGTAAACGAGCTATTAGGTGACGCATTTGTAGTGCGACTACCACTTCATAAATTTGAGATCAAACGCAAAGTGTGTCACCTCGTCCCATCGGTCTTTGACAAACCGTCGTTATCCAAAGTTGCCTACCAGTTAGTTTCTCGGTTTCGGCCTTCGACACGGAGCCGACATGTACAATCGATGTCCGATGTTTTTCAGAGCTCTTTTAGAGCCAAACGTCATGGATGCATTAAAATAAACTATGGTAAGGCGTTGCCTACAAACACTCGTCGAAGACGTTTGGTATCTATTGCTGGTAATAATTTGCAATCTTCCAGTAACTGGCAATATGATATTGTGAGGACGgtgacattttgtaaacaaacaacCACTTCCAACACTTTTTCATTCTTGttttaacgttttttgttttgtgtcgAATTTACGTGTCTAATTTAGAATATTACAAAGACGTATTCTATGCTGATTTGCGATTGCTTTGTTAATGAACGGATAGTCATCCATGTATAGTTCTACTGTATAAATCATTAGTACTTAATGACAGAACCGCAGAGTTTACACGGATcgttatacagtatagtacaATATTTTACCTTTAATGCGATTTCCAAGTAATAAGCgtataaatatatttcataaCAGTACGTTGTTTAATCAGAAGTAAAGATAAATTGTATGTGGACCGTTTAACAAGTAGCCTATAACATTTAGGCACGTGGCTGACCAGCTATCCTGGTTACCTCAGATTACATCTTCTTGCT
Proteins encoded in this window:
- the LOC143447073 gene encoding TAF6-like RNA polymerase II p300/CBP-associated factor-associated factor 65 kDa subunit 6L, with product MSSSSPSDERKFAIFSPSSIQNYAESIGISNLPESILQKLGEDISYRLREITSKSCEFMRHSRRGKLKASDIDRAMRWSNIQLIKGAPDSTDFRVIEQMYVIPDPVVDLQQLALDQMEPSQLKPASLSTEWLSTDDPAVNPQNDSLQETTHPASLEQRTSEEYTMYYSTTVECILSDNKPLFQEMLKDISSNPRIGHLVPYFVDFFSQANLISHNLNKLMWMLQTINALCSNSYISLQLYLKPLMTSVLYCVVEPLAASMNPLNDHWVLRDYGARLLAKIVYSYPCKTDMLMEHLFDALVNVLSDSTKPLCSHYGALVCIAALGTTVAIKLLPVWEKYISTYLQPVIDVSAPVTHLKEDGYKVYGAIVRCFELLHCRRFDANVYEVPNLSSEVNELLGDAFVVRLPLHKFEIKRKVCHLVPSVFDKPSLSKVAYQLVSRFRPSTRSRHVQSMSDVFQSSFRAKRHGCIKINYGKALPTNTRRRRLVSIAGNNLQSSSNWQYDIVRTVTFCKQTTTSNTFSFLF